Proteins encoded within one genomic window of Oryza brachyantha chromosome 7, ObraRS2, whole genome shotgun sequence:
- the LOC102711720 gene encoding polcalcin Phl p 7-like: MAIRAIPSSREMTVEDFKEWLKQFDTDRDGRISRSELQEAIRRRGGWFSGLRAGRAVRRADMDGSGFVDDSEVENLVAFAQKTLGMRITAW, encoded by the coding sequence atggcgatcAGGGCCATCCCGTCCTCCCGCGAGATGACCGTGGAGGACTTCAAGGAGTGGCTGAAGCAGTTCGACACCGACCGCGACGGCCGGATCAGCCGGAGCGAGCTCCAGGAggccatccgccgccgcggcggctggtTCTCCGGCCTGAGGGCCGGccgcgccgtccgccgcgccgacATGGACGGCAGCGGCTTCGTGGACGACTCCGAGGTCGAGAACCTCGTCGCCTTCGCCCAGAAGACGCTGGGCATGAGGATCACCGCCTGGTAG